In Paenibacillus sp. BIC5C1, a genomic segment contains:
- a CDS encoding RidA family protein has product MNRQQVFTGSPWEPLVGYCRAIRVGNRIEVAGTTAMQDGVVVGAGDPYAQTRFILQTIENALKELGADMSHVVRTRMFVTDISQWEEVGKAHGEFFGQIQPVATMVEVRALIDPLLMVEIEAEAIVEALS; this is encoded by the coding sequence ATGAACAGACAGCAGGTGTTTACCGGTTCTCCATGGGAGCCGCTTGTGGGATATTGCCGTGCCATTCGTGTTGGCAACCGAATTGAGGTGGCGGGTACTACAGCCATGCAGGACGGTGTTGTGGTTGGAGCAGGTGATCCATATGCACAGACAAGATTTATTTTGCAGACCATTGAAAATGCACTGAAAGAATTGGGAGCAGACATGTCTCATGTCGTGAGAACCCGCATGTTTGTTACTGACATTTCCCAGTGGGAAGAAGTAGGCAAGGCTCATGGTGAATTTTTTGGTCAGATTCAGCCTGTCGCTACGATGGTTGAGGTTCGTGCACTCATTGATCCTTTGCTGATGGTGGAGATTGAGGCAGAAGCGATTGTTGAAGCGCTAAGCTGA
- a CDS encoding copper amine oxidase N-terminal domain-containing protein, which produces MNNNMKKVSALMVLSLALGGGAAYAANLDSIQPVNSTSVSADSKGTEAVKVSVNGAPMTDGYWNKDGQEPMIALRDLTEALGIELKWNKENKSAELTKGTLWTIVTTGKDQYSVNKMLLKLGTAPEITKGTLFVPASFADKVLHAQVNTTGNQVTISSEEEVKTVTERGVITGINSEGKYQSIHIGGAGTDGIVLNVGEDTVFKSADGKDIKLTDLTIGMNVEAEHAEFATLSLPPQTPTYKVTVLDTAASESEVQPKEVLGTAGTIENVKTIDDNGTQIEISGSRLTETAPDHVILNISKDTQLVNHQGETIKPEELTKGAKVIGFYSPVLTRSLPPIGTAWKVVIETPADQPEAK; this is translated from the coding sequence ATGAACAACAACATGAAAAAAGTTAGCGCCCTGATGGTCCTGTCCTTGGCCCTGGGCGGGGGAGCCGCATACGCAGCAAACCTGGACAGCATTCAGCCCGTCAATTCAACTTCCGTATCAGCAGACAGCAAAGGAACTGAAGCCGTAAAAGTATCTGTGAACGGTGCACCGATGACTGACGGTTATTGGAACAAGGATGGTCAAGAACCCATGATTGCACTGCGTGATCTCACAGAAGCTCTTGGCATTGAACTGAAATGGAACAAGGAAAACAAATCTGCTGAGCTGACAAAAGGTACCCTCTGGACAATTGTCACCACAGGCAAAGACCAGTATTCCGTTAATAAAATGCTGCTTAAGCTGGGAACAGCGCCTGAAATCACAAAAGGCACACTGTTTGTACCCGCTTCGTTTGCAGATAAAGTACTCCACGCACAAGTGAATACAACAGGTAATCAAGTAACCATCTCCAGTGAAGAGGAAGTGAAAACCGTTACGGAGCGTGGAGTCATTACGGGAATTAACAGTGAAGGCAAGTATCAATCCATCCATATCGGCGGTGCAGGTACAGATGGTATCGTCCTTAATGTTGGTGAAGACACCGTGTTCAAATCCGCGGATGGCAAGGATATCAAGCTTACTGATCTGACTATTGGCATGAACGTTGAAGCTGAGCATGCTGAGTTTGCAACCCTCAGTTTACCGCCACAAACACCTACTTACAAAGTCACTGTACTGGATACTGCTGCTTCGGAATCCGAAGTACAACCAAAAGAAGTTCTGGGTACAGCAGGCACAATTGAAAATGTAAAAACAATAGACGATAACGGTACTCAGATCGAGATCTCCGGCTCCCGTCTGACAGAGACAGCACCTGACCATGTTATCCTGAACATTAGCAAGGATACACAACTGGTAAATCATCAAGGGGAAACGATCAAACCAGAGGAACTGACTAAAGGTGCCAAAGTGATTGGTTTCTATAGCCCGGTCCTGACTCGCAGCCTGCCGCCAATCGGAACGGCTTGGAAAGTAGTCATTGAAACACCAGCCGATCAACCTGAAGCGAAATAA
- a CDS encoding M15 family metallopeptidase, which produces MKLRTGRQRQVAVMLSSLMICGALLSACQDGSGSEENQNLNAAGSAQQESDGTTVHLTEDTGKDGNNTGGNDSSSSDNNNEGTDSGSGDASTGADGSSDAGNGATAEDPLMEKRSISALQTTIDAQAVVTNSEAMTVIVNKQRSLPEGYEPDDLVEPNVPFSFDGPHEKRHMRKEAAEALEKLFAGAKADDIELRAVSGYRSYQRQVSIYNNNVKTKGQEYTDRVSSVPGHSEHQTGLAIDVSSPSVGNAIEEVFGTSKEGQWLAEHAAEYGFIIRYPKGEEAITGYVYEPWHIRYVGTDLAPDVVKSGLTLEEYFDEANIKL; this is translated from the coding sequence ATGAAATTACGTACAGGACGACAGCGCCAAGTTGCGGTTATGCTGTCCTCACTTATGATATGCGGAGCTTTGTTATCCGCTTGCCAGGACGGTTCGGGCTCAGAGGAGAACCAGAATCTGAACGCAGCAGGAAGCGCACAGCAAGAGTCAGACGGTACCACGGTTCATTTGACGGAGGATACTGGCAAGGATGGCAACAACACAGGTGGGAATGACAGCTCATCTTCGGATAATAACAATGAAGGTACGGATAGTGGTTCCGGTGATGCTTCAACTGGGGCAGACGGTTCTTCTGACGCAGGCAATGGAGCCACAGCAGAAGACCCCCTGATGGAGAAACGCAGTATTAGCGCGCTGCAAACGACGATTGATGCACAAGCGGTAGTGACCAATTCAGAAGCGATGACCGTGATCGTTAACAAACAGCGCAGCTTGCCAGAAGGATACGAGCCGGATGATCTGGTGGAGCCTAACGTACCGTTTTCTTTCGACGGCCCGCATGAAAAGCGCCATATGCGCAAGGAAGCTGCCGAGGCGTTGGAGAAGCTGTTTGCCGGTGCCAAAGCGGACGACATTGAACTTCGTGCGGTATCTGGATATCGTTCTTATCAGCGTCAGGTTTCGATCTATAACAACAATGTCAAAACCAAAGGTCAAGAATACACGGATCGTGTTAGCTCTGTGCCAGGCCACAGCGAACATCAGACCGGACTAGCGATTGACGTTTCCAGTCCAAGTGTAGGCAATGCCATAGAAGAGGTGTTTGGCACATCGAAAGAAGGCCAGTGGTTGGCTGAGCATGCAGCAGAATATGGATTCATCATTCGTTATCCAAAAGGTGAGGAAGCGATAACCGGTTATGTGTACGAGCCATGGCATATCCGCTATGTCGGCACGGATCTGGCTCCTGATGTTGTGAAAAGTGGACTGACACTTGAAGAATACTTTGATGAGGCTAATATCAAGCTGTAA